GCCACTGCTGATTGTGTTTGCCATTATCATCGCGATTCGCGGGCTGCTGATTGTGCCCGGCGTCGAACCAATTACCGACCAGGCCCGCGCGGCAGCAGGCTTCGGCATCATCGATCCGCAAGCGGTCGCCAGCCCGTTTGAGGGGCTAAGATTCTTGTGGGAGCCCAAGTTCGATAGCCTCGCCAATCCGGCTGTCTGGCTGGCCGCAGCGGGGCAGATTTTTTTCACCCTGTCGATCGGCATGGGTTCGATTCATTGCTACGCCTCCTATTTGCGTGAGCAAGATGACATCGCCCTCACCGGTTCGACTGCTGCCTGGACGAACGAATTTTGCGAAGTGATTCTCGGCGGCAGCATCCTGCTCCCGATTGCGGTGGCCTATCTGGGGTTGTCCCAGGTTCAAGAGATGACCGCCGGTGGCAGCGGTTTTGGCATTGGCTTCATGACCTTTCCCACACTCTTTCAGAAGTGGGGCGTGCTCGCTCCCGTCGCAGGTTTCTTATGGTTTGGTCTCCTCTTCTTTGCAGCCATCACCAGTTCACTAGCGATGGGCCAGCCGATCATGTCCTTCTTTCAGACCGAGTTCGGTCTGTCGCGTTCGAAGAGTGCCCTCGCCTTTGGTGCGATGCTGTTGCCGTTTGCTGCTCCGGTTGCCTTTCTGGCGCAAGGTTCGTTCTTTGACGAGTTCGATTATTGGGCTGGTACCTTTGCCCTCGTGGTCCTGGCCACCGCAGAGGCAGTCCTCTTCGCTTGGATCTTCGGCATGGATCGCGCTTGGGCAGAAATCGGCAAAGGTGCCGAAATGCGCGTGCCACGCCCGTTCTACTACATCATCAAATATGTCACTCCGACCTTCCTGATCCTGATCTTGGTTGCGTATACGTTTCAGCCAGCCGGCCGGATGGAAGTCACCGATGGCGTTACGCTGCAGAAGAAGCTGGTCGAAAAAGGCTGGACGCCGTACATCACCGGCTGGTTCGGCAAAGAGCCGATTCCGAAGTGGGAATGGTCGCCGTCGGGCATGATTGGCAAGCTGTTGTATCGCGACTTGGCCTTGCAAAAGCAGGATCTGCAGTTGCAGTTGATGGCGGTGGGCATCACGCCCGAACAGCACCAAGCGACACGCGACAAAATCGACTTTCTACCCAAGCTGCAAATGCTGCGTCAGCTTGATCGGGGGGCGATGATCTTCGCCTTCCTGTTCTTCTGTGGATTGGTCTGGTATGCCTGGCGCAAGCGGGCTGCTGCTACCGATACTCTCCCCGCGAAGTCAACCGGCAGCAAACCTGCTGCGAAGGAACCCAAACGATGAGCCACATGTCGACATCTTCGGTCATCATGCTCGTCGCAGTCTGGGGCGTGATCTTGGCGAATATGCTGTATTGCTTCTTTCGCCTGCTTACGTCGCAGCGCAGCTTCGGTGGCGAAGACGAATAGATTTCTGCTGGCCAAGGTTCGCACAGCAACCCTACGAAGTTCCCAGCACACGCATCATTTCAGCTGGTGACGTGAGTCCTTGCTCAACGAGCGTTTGCACTCTCACCTTGATGGGAACCATGCCCGCTGCTTCGACCAGTCGTTGCAACTCGGCTGCATCGGCATGGCGCAACACGGCTGCAGTGAGTTCGCTGTTTAGGGGTGGAAGCAGTTCGGCAACAGCGATTCGTCCGGAGTAACCGCTCCGTTGGCAACGGTCGCAACCCGCGCTGCCGCAAGTGCAGAGTTTTCGGAGCAACCGCTGATGCAGCAGTAGTGACAACCCGCTGCGGAGCAAGTACGGCTCGATTCCCATTTCGGCCAGTCGGGAGATTGCTTCGCATACGCTGCCGGCATGAAAGGTGGAAATGACCAATTGCCCGGTGAGCGCCGCTTGAAACAGAGCTGCCGCCGTGGGCTGATCGCGCACTTCGCCGAGCAGTACCACCTCGGGATCTTGTCGCAGGAGTGCGCGCAGGCCACTCGCCAAGTCGAAGCCGGCAGCAGGATTCACCTGCGATTGCGAGACGCCCGTGAGCGCCACTTCAATCGGATCTTCGAGCGAGACAATGCTCCGCGCTCCATGCGTCGATTGCACCACGTGCCGCAGGCAGGCGTAAGCAGTCGTCGTCTTGCCACCCCCAGCGGGGCCGGTGAGCAACACCGCGCCGCTGGTTCGCTGCACGGCATTTTGCAATGCGGTGGTGATTTCAGCGGGAAGTCCGAGATCGACTAACTGCAATAGTTCCTGCGGCGCTACGAACAGCCGGATCACGACCCGCTCGCCATACAGTGACGGAAATGTACTCACGCGCATCTCAGCCCGCGCGTCGGCAGCTGGAATTCGCCCTTCTTGTGGAATGTCGGTGCGATAGGTGAGAAGCCGTGCCAGAACTTTCAGCCGCGCGGCGATATCGGTCCCCTCACCGCGCGAAAACGTCCCCACACTCAAAAGTACGCCATCCAGCCGCCAACGAACTTCAATACCAGCTGTTGTTGGTTGCAGGTGAATGTCGCTCGCCCGAGCTTCCGCCGCCGCCGCTAGCAATTGGTCGGCAAAGTGCGTCGCATAGTTCAGATCGCGCGGATCAAGCTGTTGCAGTCGCGCGGCGAGCGAAGTTGCTGGCATGAAAGAAGCTTGCTTTCAAAGTTGGACTTTTCAGGCGACTGGCTGGGGAGTAATTACTGCATCTACATCAACGGCGACTGAACACGATCGACAAACTGCTAGCGACCACAAAATCGATTTAACCGGTAAATCTTCTCAACTCTGCCCAGGCTATGAACCGAAAACAGCATGCGAGGCACCGCGCGCCGAAATCTCGCCCTGGTATGTCCAGGCGCGAAGCGGTCGGTCTCCAGCAATTGTGAGTAAGCAGAAGACCCCATCATGGCTACCGATTCATCCCTTTCGCAATCCCCGCCTAACGGTCAGCAGACAACTGCTGTGGGCGATGCGCTGGCCGACTGGGGTGGCGTGGTGGTCGATGGCGTGAGCACGGTCGGCGATATCACGATCTTTCTCTTTCGCACGCTCGCCTGGCTGTTCTTCCGCGCCCCGAAGTGGGAAACACTGCTACCGAACTTTTATCAGGTGGGCGTGCTGAGCCTCCCGGTGATCGCCCTGACCGGCACGTTCATCGGCATGGTGCTCTCGATGCAGAGCTATTTTCTGTTCAAAGACCTGAATCTGGAATCGTACCTCGGCGCGGTGATTAATAAGACGCTCCTCCGCGAATTGGGCCCTGTGCTGGCAGCTACGATGCTCGCCGGACGCGTCGGCTGCGCGATGTCGGCAGAACTGGGCACGATGCGCGTGACCGAACAAATCGACGCCCTCGAAAGCATGGGTGCCGATCCGATTCATTACCTGGTGGTGCCGCGATTCCTCGCCTGCATCTTCCTGATCCCCACGCTCACGATCATGGCCGATTACATGGGCGTGGTCGGTGGCTACTTCCATGCGGTCGTCATTCTCGATGTCGACAAGCACTACTTTTGGTTTCACACCGAGCGGTTCGTCAACGTGTTTGATTTGCTGAGTGGCGTCCTCAAGAGCGTGTTCTTTGGTGCGGCAATTGCCATTGTCAGCTGTCATCGCGGGTTCAATTGCACGCCGGGAGCTGAAGGGGTGGGACGCGCAGCAACGGCGTCGTTCGTCTACTCGTTCGTGCTGATTCTCATCATTGACCTCGTGCTCGGCCAGATGCTCTACACCGCTTACTATCGCATGTACCCCGAGTCGGAGTCGTTGTTCTAATACGTGAAACGCGGACTAAAACGCGTTGAATAAAAGCCAACTTGACCTTGGCCAAAACACTTCAGAAAGATTTGAAACTAGTTCCGATGGCAATGCCCGTTTCCAACCTGCCGAATGTCCTCGAGATCCGCAAGCTGAGCGTGCAGTTTGGGCGGCAGGGAGTGCTGCGCAATATCGATTTGAATGTGCCGCGCGGGCAGACGTTGGCGGTCATCGGCGAAAGTGGTTGCGGCAAGACAGTGCTGCTGAAGACACTCATCGGGCTGATTAAGCCGACACAAGGCGAAGTGCAGTTTGACGGGCGAGACTTCACCAAGCTCAACGATCGCGAACTGGTCACCCAGCGGATTCGCTTTGGCTATTTGTTTCAAAACGCGGCGCTGTTCGACAGCATGACCGTCGGCCAGAACGTCGCCTTTCCTTTGCGGCAGCATCGCAAGCCCAGCGAACTCGAAGTCAAGCGGCTCGTGCTCGATCGACTCGCTGAAGTCGGGTTGCCCGATTCAGTCGTCGTAAAAAAGCCCGCCGAGCTATCGGGCGGCATGCGGAAACGAGTTGGCATGGCCCGCGCATTGATACTGAATCCAGAAATGATGCTCTACGACGAACCGACGACTGGTCTCGACCCGATTATGAGCGACGTCATCAACGAACTGATGATGCGCACCCGGCGGCAGCATCAAGTGACGAGTCTGGTCGTGACGCACGACATGCGAACCGCTCGAAAAGTGGCCGATCGCGTGATTATGCTCTATCCGCTCACCCGCTTGCGCGGCGACGAATCGCAAATCATTTTCGACGGTCCTCCCAGTGAACTCGAAAACTATCCCGATCAACGTGTGCGGCAATTCGTGCGCGGCGAAGCAGGCCAACGCCTGATGGAACTGCGCGAAGCCCGCGGCATTGTGAATGAAGACCTGTGAGAAACGAAGAACGTAGAAGGCAGACCGCAGAATGAGAAACTATTGATCCGCTTTCATTCTGCGTTCTGCCTTCTCCATTCTGCATTTACCAGCCCCTAGTCCTTAGCTCCTAGCCCCTTCCATGGACGAACGAACCTTACGATTACGCGTCGGCGTCGTGGTCCTGGCTGCGATCCTGGTCACCGGCATCCTCGTGATGCTAATGGGTGACATGCCCTTTCCGGGTTCGCAGAAGAAGGTCATCTATGTGCTGTTTCCTGAAGCGCCCGGCGTTTCGGTTGGCACTCCCGTGCGCAAAAGTGGCATCACTATCGGCCGCGTCACGCGAGTCGAGCTGCTGAAGCCGCAGGGTGTGCGCGTGACGACCGACATCGACTCGCAATACACGTTGCTCGATAGCGAGTACTGCCGCGTTGGGACGACGTCGTTGCTCGGCGATGCCTTGCTGGAATTCGTCCCTGGCGTGGAGTCGAGGAATGCTCGGCCGCTGGAGAACGGTGCGGAGATTCAGAACGGCGTCGTTGCGGGCAACCCCATGAGCGTCTTCGTCAATCTGGAACCCGATATCAAAATGGTGTTGCAGTCGCTCCGCGATGCGGGGAGTGAAGTGCAACGCGCCGCCAGCACGCTGAACTCGGCGGTGGCCAACAACGACGATCAAATCCCCCGCATCATGCAAAAATCGGAGCGGGCTCTCGATCAGTTCAACGCCACGATGGCCACCATGAACGATCTGTTTGGCGATCCCGAACTGCGTAACGGCCTCAAGCAAACGATGCGCGACGTGCCGCAACTGTTCGCCGAAGCCCGCGATACGCTACAAAAAGCCAATGAAGGTTTCGCGGGCATGAAGTCGGTCACCGATCGGGCTTCGAAGAATCTCGAAAACCTTGAGAACTTCACTCGCCCGCTGGGCGAACGTGGCCCGCAGTTGGTAGCAAATCTCGATGGCAGTTTATCGAACGTGAATGCCTTGCTCGAACAGCTGGTCGAGTTCACCGACAACTTGAACAGCAAGCAAGGAACCCTGGGTCGATTGATGAACGATGAAGAGCTGTATCAACGGCTGAATCGTTCGCTGGCGAATATCGAAGACATCACGTTCAAGGTGAAGCCGATTCTCGACAACGTAACGATCTTCACCGACAAGATCGCTCGCGATCCTCGCCAACTCGGCGTCAAGGGTGCGCTCGATGGTCGACCACTCGGCGTAGGTGCCAAGCAGGCATCCTACGGTGGCGATTCGTTCATACAAGGGAACGGCTACGAGTACGGCGAAGAAGAATACTGCCCGCCGTCGCAGCTGAACTCGTCGCGCCCTGCGATGCCAATTTTGAAGCGGTAAGTTGCCGATCGCAAATTACCGCTTGCGGACGAGCGCGACCTGACTTAGTGCTTTGCCACTTCCGGCTTAGGTATGCCTAGGAACGTACCGTTGCCGGCTTCGCAGGCTGTGCCGTTCG
Above is a window of Anatilimnocola aggregata DNA encoding:
- a CDS encoding MlaD family protein; the protein is MDERTLRLRVGVVVLAAILVTGILVMLMGDMPFPGSQKKVIYVLFPEAPGVSVGTPVRKSGITIGRVTRVELLKPQGVRVTTDIDSQYTLLDSEYCRVGTTSLLGDALLEFVPGVESRNARPLENGAEIQNGVVAGNPMSVFVNLEPDIKMVLQSLRDAGSEVQRAASTLNSAVANNDDQIPRIMQKSERALDQFNATMATMNDLFGDPELRNGLKQTMRDVPQLFAEARDTLQKANEGFAGMKSVTDRASKNLENLENFTRPLGERGPQLVANLDGSLSNVNALLEQLVEFTDNLNSKQGTLGRLMNDEELYQRLNRSLANIEDITFKVKPILDNVTIFTDKIARDPRQLGVKGALDGRPLGVGAKQASYGGDSFIQGNGYEYGEEEYCPPSQLNSSRPAMPILKR
- a CDS encoding MlaE family ABC transporter permease; translation: MATDSSLSQSPPNGQQTTAVGDALADWGGVVVDGVSTVGDITIFLFRTLAWLFFRAPKWETLLPNFYQVGVLSLPVIALTGTFIGMVLSMQSYFLFKDLNLESYLGAVINKTLLRELGPVLAATMLAGRVGCAMSAELGTMRVTEQIDALESMGADPIHYLVVPRFLACIFLIPTLTIMADYMGVVGGYFHAVVILDVDKHYFWFHTERFVNVFDLLSGVLKSVFFGAAIAIVSCHRGFNCTPGAEGVGRAATASFVYSFVLILIIDLVLGQMLYTAYYRMYPESESLF
- a CDS encoding GspE/PulE family protein; its protein translation is MPATSLAARLQQLDPRDLNYATHFADQLLAAAAEARASDIHLQPTTAGIEVRWRLDGVLLSVGTFSRGEGTDIAARLKVLARLLTYRTDIPQEGRIPAADARAEMRVSTFPSLYGERVVIRLFVAPQELLQLVDLGLPAEITTALQNAVQRTSGAVLLTGPAGGGKTTTAYACLRHVVQSTHGARSIVSLEDPIEVALTGVSQSQVNPAAGFDLASGLRALLRQDPEVVLLGEVRDQPTAAALFQAALTGQLVISTFHAGSVCEAISRLAEMGIEPYLLRSGLSLLLHQRLLRKLCTCGSAGCDRCQRSGYSGRIAVAELLPPLNSELTAAVLRHADAAELQRLVEAAGMVPIKVRVQTLVEQGLTSPAEMMRVLGTS
- a CDS encoding ABC transporter ATP-binding protein; protein product: MAMPVSNLPNVLEIRKLSVQFGRQGVLRNIDLNVPRGQTLAVIGESGCGKTVLLKTLIGLIKPTQGEVQFDGRDFTKLNDRELVTQRIRFGYLFQNAALFDSMTVGQNVAFPLRQHRKPSELEVKRLVLDRLAEVGLPDSVVVKKPAELSGGMRKRVGMARALILNPEMMLYDEPTTGLDPIMSDVINELMMRTRRQHQVTSLVVTHDMRTARKVADRVIMLYPLTRLRGDESQIIFDGPPSELENYPDQRVRQFVRGEAGQRLMELREARGIVNEDL
- a CDS encoding SLC5/6 family protein; translation: MAKKERWASRLGLVLAMAGNAVGLGNFLRFPAQAAANGGGAFLIPYLVALLVMGVPLIWVEWAMGRYGGQFGHHSTPGIFDSIGRRPYWKYIGVFGLWSNLIIAAFYLYIESWTLAYAGYSLLGGFETTSAGAFFDRITGNFPNSIWAFSVPGLVMFALCIIINIFILSRGLAAGIELVSKIGMPLLIVFAIIIAIRGLLIVPGVEPITDQARAAAGFGIIDPQAVASPFEGLRFLWEPKFDSLANPAVWLAAAGQIFFTLSIGMGSIHCYASYLREQDDIALTGSTAAWTNEFCEVILGGSILLPIAVAYLGLSQVQEMTAGGSGFGIGFMTFPTLFQKWGVLAPVAGFLWFGLLFFAAITSSLAMGQPIMSFFQTEFGLSRSKSALAFGAMLLPFAAPVAFLAQGSFFDEFDYWAGTFALVVLATAEAVLFAWIFGMDRAWAEIGKGAEMRVPRPFYYIIKYVTPTFLILILVAYTFQPAGRMEVTDGVTLQKKLVEKGWTPYITGWFGKEPIPKWEWSPSGMIGKLLYRDLALQKQDLQLQLMAVGITPEQHQATRDKIDFLPKLQMLRQLDRGAMIFAFLFFCGLVWYAWRKRAAATDTLPAKSTGSKPAAKEPKR